AAAATTCCTCATCAAATctcaatttataattctaataacAGGGTCTTATATTGGCTTTTAATCTATAAGCCAactatttagcaaaaattttcttGTGAAGCCTATGATCTCATTAAATGCAAGGTTAGTATTGAACAGTTTGTTagtataagtattttatataaaaaaacatatttttttaaattttagaaaagaggttgatatgaaatttttctaggTATCTCTCTGGTTGAAATTGAGGCCCTCCTTCTAGAAATAGTGCAAAAAAGTTACTTACAATAGATGTCTACCACTAAATACTTACAAGCaggcataatttattatttttaaccacTTTTTTAACCACATTTTTATAAGGAATGTTATGTTTCAGCTCAGGTTTTACctcaaattataattagtattaacaattacttttatttaaaaaaatatgtcgaaaaaagatgtttctttaaaaagaaaataacagtaATATTACCTCCAGGTATAAAACAAATAGCTCcagcaataaagaaaacaaaactctgaacacctaaaataaattacaacattagtttagaattattacaaaatttaaaaaggtacAGTAAAAATCGAGCATATATGATgtgacaaattattttacagaatgTTATTTCTCAACATTTCAACATTATAAAcaaaagaatgaattaaaaagcttatataaatttagaaatagtaatctagtcataaaaactatttatccttaaattaaatacatatttgataaaacttaaatcaaacaataaaagataaaaagaaatttatcatcATTAAAGATAATAGAtatttgatgattaaaaaattccagGTTTGAGACAGCAACTTTTCAATTAGAAACctgaataatttcaatttttctataaacaggaagaaaaaaaattagcaattgaAGTGATGAatcttaatgtaaaataatgattttaatataaatcactaaaaatatttacgaaaaaaaattattatacacatataagttaataaattcaatctcatttttaaattaatcaaaataaaatgcctACCCATTTCTGGCATGATTAGTACAACAAATCCAGTTACTAATAGacctaaaatataaagtattgttctgtgttatttttataaaatattatacacaatttccagtgttttcatcatagaaaaaaaatgggtgagaatttctcaccctttctaaaaaacagggtgagatttcaaaaagttcagggagatttctaaaaactaaaaaaaacacgaactcttgaaaaaaaatcatttctttaattttaatacatttttaacgtcttctattttttaaagcattgaatatttttgatacatCATCATAGGAaattttgcctttacaaggtatttgtccaaaTTACAtgagtgcataaaaaatttgaacgtcttacacgaagaaaccttacctacggtaaacacgtggttgcagagaaatgtgttctcaAAGGggttctgttgttcgaaaaggttctgaacaatactggtaaatagggaagctagataatggagcatattttaaaataatgaaagatccaggaagaaaagtgaaacggattttattctaaatgacgtaattcaaagctttttcaaaaatgcgagaaattcgctaattttgaaattgatttatagaatgcgtgaatttctcgcggtaatcattttttaatgcgagaaaagaaaaaaatatgcgagattctcgcgttctcgcgctgtagtgaaaatactgaaatttctgttaatttcatttcaaagattaataacaatttttttttttttttaattccagttATTCACTTTTTCTGCAGCGGTCTGTctaggccaaatttactaccatttagcGGTACCTCCACACATTCAACTTTGGGAAAAACGATAGTTTcaaaagatacttttttcttaaaattttatttttgtatcccttaagaagcgataaatctacatttttaccacatttttgtgttgattttttatataattcttaattttcacaaattatgtctaaattttcacaaaataggtacctttcagaataacctagacagacccctgttctGTTTGAACTAGAATTCCACATGAAAAGATAAACTTTTTGAGTTCAATGATGTTCAGAATTTTGGCCCAGACCTTgcagttcttttaaaatttataggaaacatatattttttttattaattggtaaacagtttttctttttcaaacttaccacagataaaattaaactaaaaaaattagtttacagTTTAAGTTCACTAGTGAAACACAACCCTAAATACACTAAAGTACTAATTAGCTTTAAATTGTTCTAATAGCTCTAAATAACAATTTGTGATCACGTACACAAggtaaatatagatttatttcaatatttttaagctgaTGAGTAATTTTTCAggattaaatatcatatttcataATCACCACTCTTAATGTATAGTTTTTAGaatctaagtaaaaaatttaaatgaatttaaaaaaataacatatacatTAAGAGTgacgaattaatatttaaaacaaaaacaatattaaaaggtGTTAAATCACTATTGAggaaaatcaaatgaaaaatatcaaaatctgtttgattACCTAGAGATGCTTGTAAGAATTACCACCTAACGCCTCACTATGTCCTATAGCAATAGAACCAGTTTCCATGTTTTCAATCCGAATTTTATTCAGTagattcataaaatgttttgtttcttttccctcacaaatattaatttataatcccTACTTCatgtatataacttttttatttcagtttcattaaggattctaaaaataaatgttgatgGGGTCTGTACCGAGGATATAAATATGAAACCTGTATAGCTAAACTGATAACAAACACGAAACCTGTCTAAACTCATGTTCTggtattggaaaaattttacaaatcaatatttttttcaattaaatcctTACTTAATTTACAGCACAAAGTATTTCTTctgaagtttattaaaaaagttttaagctaAATTTCTAGTCTCAgtacacttttatattttaaaaattaaactacaatcacaaaaaaaagaaagaaaaagaaatagaaaaaaaatttatttccataaattaGAGAGTActgagaaatgaaaataaagttaattaaaagatttcaaaaaacatttttatgtcccttcattaaagtattttagaattttgaatttatttttcaaattttacttaagCAACAGTCTGAAATAAATGTCTAAGATATTCGGTGTCATTTAATTAATGGTGTTTTACTAAAACGGCTCCAAAcaactgttattattattattttgaaatatgaaaaaaaagtaaatattcataaaccacaaaatttataatccaaaaagtaaaatagggTATATTTTGTGCTACATAGACTGAAGCAAAAAACAACTTgaataaatcacaaataaaatacagaaattgatatactatagtttcagttctctaaacaagaaccttcctcagtgtcCAAACACAAAATGACAGAGATAAACACATGCAAGGAGGCaaacattaaaaagataaatattagaCGATTGGGACAAACAGTAGATGAACAAGGTAAAGAAGATGAATAAGGCAAGTCAGAGCCCCCGTGGCAGAAACACGGCGACacagcgacattgtcgcagaaagcgactgagttcttgcagaaagattttttttatttgggaaataaaaatttttggtttgcCACAAACaaaagttctcaaaataaattctgcAGAAACAGAAGCTGttttaccaacaaaaaaaatcattttcttcagaaacaaaaaaattctgcagaagCAATAATGGTtctgcaaactttttttcttacagaattgttttaaatatttttttttctagcgtACCGCGGAAGGAGAAAGCGCTCGTAATTCTCCGTTAATCTCCAACACAAACTGTTACTGGATAAAAAggggagaatttttttcccctttattaagctatttttggaaatttgccAACTTCGGTCTCTATCGCTGGCGCAGTAATttgctttgtgtttttttatgagAACAGAGCATTTTATACGCATGCGAAAAAAATCGCATCCAATGAATATGGCTCTAATACCGATGTTTCAGTACTGATAAAGACTATTTCGTTTCGAGATGTTGAATAGACTTGAGCATATTGAGTCGGAAACTGCTTCTGCATACTTCGTGTGGAATCAGtgctatatatttacacaatacAGTGCGAAATCACAAGCGCTGTGTATTTTTTTCGTTCTGAACTTAATCTGATcacgaaaaaagttttatttacctcctttttttaaaaaaaaaaatctttcaataagtCAGTACAATATTAATCGCAtctaattaattagataaaattaattagatgtagaaaaaattgaaacaaacattgctttaatttttttgcttttagaatTCGGTTATAgtcaatactattttattattttgattactcaacttcaatattaattttttcacctgATTTGTTTCTGTACCTGATATAACTACTATAGTGAAACATTAAATCATACTGTTTTAAACTGATACTTCAAATTCAGTtatcttgttttataaatttaatctttttgtcCATTCTTAGCTATTTCTATAAGTTCTATCTTATTACAGGTTCTGGGTAATCTTTATTTATGCTCTAGTAAGCATTTTTGTCTGCAGATCtatacatttataacttttcgTTATTATCGAagattatgcaaatttatacttaaacaatttaaacttattaagacatgtaaacttatattatgaaattacagttttattctatgcatgtagacttattttataaatacgaatttcatctattattataaattcattacacatacatttataacgataaaaatattGGTTCTAATTAGGTTTGTCGCAGAAAgtcagaaaaaattctgccacaggggtcAGAGCAATACTTGTTTAAACTTGTTCCTCTATCTTATCAATTGAACCACTTTGCAATTGTTTATCACTTTACTTTTCTTCTATTGTTTCATGTTTAAACATTGAGGAAGGTTCCTGTTTAGacaactgaaactatagtaagTTCCTGTCTACACTTTAATtgtgctttatttattaatttgctttttttatttatttttttgcaacagaatttattaaactggtgattgaaatttaaaaactacatctTACCGATTCCAATAAAAAGCAGACCAAAAGCAGCAAACATAACCTTCCAGTTTTCTTTGACTTTTGGATGTTTCCAccaactaataataaaatagaaattatacattataagtataagtaattacaaaaacaaaaaggtttgtaggcaaaatatgaaattaaacctCAACTAACAGAGCTAAGCTAATTACGACTACCTGCtgccttcttttttttgttgcttttttaacattatattatcTCCTGCCTTCAAGCTAACTCTGTATTATCTCATGGTCTATATTTCAGTGGCTTTAAACCTGTTTCACATTAATGAAggtaattttaacatgaaataaaatgctcGTAACAATAGAGCAGAATTCCAAAGAACTGTTTTACTATTAAGCACagagaaatatgcaaaaacttTCCTATCTAATGCTAGAGCTAGTTAAAAGatgatacgttttttttttttttttttttcaaaatcctgCAGAATGTCTACACTTTTGTTCTTATAGTATTAGGTACTATTGGTATTTTGATAACAGGCAGTTGTGTTGTAATAGGTACCAAATTTACTAGAATaggtatttaatatatatatacattataattaCTGAGGTAATATGTTTTTATGCCCACCACCTAATgattaagcatttaatttcattcacaACTTTTAAGCTTGGGTTAATGAACTAAATATGAAGTAAAGACAAacaggcaatttttaaaaagatttttaacactttaattgtccattataattttacatgagcaaatttatacaaaaaattttttattgaattaatctTTCTTACTTGAATAACACAGAAAAATAGGATttgtttcagagaaaaaaaattaagttccaTACCAGCTTAAGTTggagtttcattaaaaagtgtATAGATAATTTTGGTGTAATACTTGcacgaaattcaaaattattgaatttaatgatGAATACTACATTATTAGAACAGCATTCTTTAgcataatacttaaaataattagttaaaataagaaagaaaataatacttacaCTAATTTAGTGTCAAATTTTTCTGGACGAATTGAGTCGCCATGAATTAAAGAATCACTATCTTTTGAAAAACTctgaaaaagtataatattttcagtCATCAAAAGTTCAGCtaattgaaaacttaataaattttttttttttatgagaataaagtaaaattaccttaaagaaaagtaacatttaaCTAAGTTTGAGAGCATATCAATAATATAAAGTTGATTCAGTAAAAGATATTCTGATTTTACAAAAGGGCAAAAAAtgatttctatatttaatttgatactcttatctaattacattaaatgaaattatacaaatgataaaaaagaaaaatttatgaaattatatttaaactaccTGCAATTTGCAttgattcacttttttttcattttagcgTGCATTGAAGTATACTGAGAAATTCTTTGCTATAAGTTACATAcctaattatgttaatttttgaaaatatagcttcgacattaattcattttattttaaaagagcaatagggcataattttgtttcatgctCAAAATATTAAGTCCAGTAATACAGGGCTTCTATTAAAGAAAACACTGGCAgtttcaaattacatttataaccTGTTATGAGaggtaaattttgattttatgcaaAACAGATTATTATTTATCCATAAATTTCTCATTCATGTCAAAACAACACAAAAATCTtcactttattactttttttcttgtaaaaaaatccataattcaTTTAGTTTCTAGACTGAAACATTAAGTTAGGCAATACCATGCTacaaatgacatttaaaattcagaagTACAATTGCAACTTAATActgtaaatttctattttatagagagaaaaaaaattaaatctttattcgtgctttttatgtgtaaaaatcttcatttaacactaaatctttatttcatttagtaaaaaagcaCCAAGGAGCAATAAATTATACAGTTTCaggttcaaaaattattgtttaattctgTGCTTCAGAAGAACATAAACATTTTAGAACTACAATTGAAACCTGCTAAAggaagttattattattttattccaagcAAATTACTTTTTGTGTGCATGAGTGTGTGTGTGAATCCCCCTATAGAGGGGAAGCTATAGTATCAGGTCCAAATTATTAAAGCAATGTAATGAATTAAGTCAAACAATGCTATGTCTAATAAGaacattagaaattttgaactgaagaaaataacctactaaaggaattttttttttagccaaAATGATTTACTATTtctcatattattaattttctgtgtAAATCTAACGCTAAAATTATCTTGGAATCGCAAACATATTGCTCAAAAGTTCCGAAGTAAGTCACAGGTTATAATCAACTAATGCAATTATCTAAAATTGGCTTACATCTCCAGTTAGTTTCAGTTTGCCAAATCTGCCACGATCTATAGTTGGATCATCAATACGTATGGCGCAACTTGTAAGATCTGTACGAACATTTCGACCAGGCTTCAAAGGAGTACTTTCGGTAGTTGTACCATAAGTTTTCAAAACATCGTCGTCTTCTGTTTCAAAAGCGTCATCAATAGTAAAATTCGATTTACTGCCAAGACTCAACATCTTAAAATGACActctataaatatatagatgGAATTCAATTACGATgcaatactaattaaattttctatttctagcAACAAGCAATTACGTCATGAGTGGatacgaaattttaaacttctgtggtttaaaaattgttacacTAAAAGTGCAtccaaacaatattaaaatacttttgaaaacaaGCAATCCGTCAATTATCAAGATAGTTATTTGTTTACATACAGACTGCGGAATCCTCTATATTCATTTTCAAtgccattaataaaaaaaagtattgatcaAAATATCCGAATTAAAACGAATATATTTAagtctaatttatttatgatgcaatcattaatttttttatagttattataaattcaaactgcacataaactttaatttctgaTCACAAGCTcttttttaatccaaatttaATGCATCTTAAGTATCGAAGAAATAGGCAGTAGGAAAcatacttattaataaaaaatttcgtgaTATAAATAGACAGACAAAACAAATAACAGcacattttaatacttaattcgatcaaaaatgaataagttaagattaatatcattttttactaAGATAGATAGTAACTTTTTACAAGTTAATTATTTCCCAAAATTTGTATCTAAAGCTGGTTTCGCGAGGTAAGTGCGTcacaaattaaactttgttatttGATATATCTTGACAGTAACTTAATAGAATCCAACATTAACTTGATTAAAACTGAGATATTTCATTTCAGACTGTCCGAAGTTGGAAGGTTTGAACCACCCAAGTTAGACGGAAAGTATGATACTGGACAAGTgagcttgttttaaaaaaattatattcagagTTAAAATGCGTATcgtcttctttttaataatgttacagTCGAAGTTTcttcttagaatattttttttcactgcagCAGCCCTGAAACGTTTTGTATtcttatagtatttatttaaataaactattctatcgtaaccatttttaaattaatgcgcATAGTTTGTTGTTTCGCTTTTTCGGTGGAAGCATTGGTAATTTACTAGCTATTGcacgaatgaaataaataactttggaATTTCTATTAGTCAGAAATAGTCAGATGTTTAAGATATTATCCCTTGTGCGATGCCTTGCataaatgagtattttttttataagttattaaagaagttatttttcaattataaactcTCGACTGCAGCAgaactgaaacattttatactcctaaaatgtttattttttgactagtaaaggcatttttttttaagaataaaaaatattttatacttattaatctgcctttttggataaaattatactttgaactttatttgggtatttatattaaaacatgaGTATTTAATCAGTCATTGTGTGATAGAAAcaaatatgtttagaatttatgctgttaaaaaaagaatccaaGCCTTAAGAATTGTTTCtttctataatatttagtttaaacttccataacatttttagttttataaaatttaaggaaatttttcaaagctGATATGTCAAAGTTAGCAATTAATATTGGACTCCAGAGCTTAAGCAGTTGATCTAAGTGTTATGTCATCCATgtgttaaagaataaataaccctatttggaattttaaaataattattatgtttaaaaaaaaaattttttttgatgaatttgatTGCAAAAGAAAAGTCAAATTCTGTAGTCAATATTACTGTAATTTCCTTTGCATAATCCACTGATTACTTGTTACAGAAACATTCAAATTGTTGCTTCAAATAATctgccaaaattatttcttttaattggacATCCTAATTTCATATAGATTATGGTCAGCCATTAAAGTGTAAGAGACCATTCACACTGGATGCGAAAAATTCATGTACGTGAATTCGGAGATGCAAACAAGACCCTTATTGGtgaaacatattataaattattatatttattttataaattaaatattctaaattaacaACCTTCTTGGTGTAACCATGGAAAACTCTCCAAATGGGTTCTTAGTTGCACCTCAGAATTCTCATGAGATTTTTTCGCATCCAGTGTAAATGTCCCTTAAATAGGTTCAGAAGGTTTGCTTGCCAATTTCCCAGCCGATGTGTATTGTGGCTCATATGACGTAGATTCTGCTCGTGGGAAAGGCTTGTGAATTTATTTGCAACATTAATAGAATTAGATTGTTGCTCTAAACAAACCACCTTACAATCTGTGGGTTATGcagattgatttattttctttggctGAGCTAGAGCATATTATATGCTGCACCTGCATATTATATGCTGCGACTGATAATACACTGGAAATTATGACTGGATCTCGCTTCCGAAGTCTTTCGATGTAAAAGAAAGGATtgatttatagaaattaatatttggaaaaaactatatttatgttTCCCTTCCACGTTTTTACTTTAAGAACCTTGTAGAATGTTTTGCATTGCCATTATATTCTATTAGTTTTTAAgtgtagaatttaatttattttttatcctcaccaattttctattaaagatattattaactgggaataaatttaattactgaaatttagtgcaacatcattaaaatagaattttaattctcatttatgtataatttttagcttttccTGCACAAAGTTTTTGGTTATCGTGGTGTAACGCTTTTTCCTTGGACAGCAAGAGTATTTGACAGAGATATTCTAACAAAAGAGGAAAATaagtaagaattaataaaaattgtgaattttaaaactaataattgcttctttattttgattttaaaaaaatttcctaactaattttttttcatatttctggTAGAATTCAtctctaataatttttagatgtagtctttttcttttttaaacactatagCATGCTGCAAATGCTTATCTAGATTAAGTTGAATCTTGAAATAATAGTCAAGCTTTAATTAGATCGCTTTCAGCAAActtatgtagtttttttaagttaactgAATTTGTTacactatttttacaaaacaattttttaataaatcttaagtttcctataatttgttattgattttttcttgtatgaagctgcaaattcattaaaattaagtaattcaatgctgttttatttttaaactatgtgttATTTTATCAGGGAAAATGAGGAAGCCAGTAGCGGCTATAATCATATTGGTAAAGAAACAACAAAAAGTCACAACCACATATATTACCAAGTTCTTATTGATTCAAGAGATTGCCCATATGTTGTAAGTGGTTTTTCTGTTcttatattaattatgattacaagatcgtttatttttgaaattttctcttcgaaaattttcttttacattaaaatgataatgaaagGTTGTTTAAAAGGAAtagtcaataatattttttttatattataaatagatttataagtattatatataATCTGGTATGTTTTATATCCACACATTATTCGTCatattatatttctataattctaatatttacaaGGTTACGCTTTGGggtgtttagaaaaaatttcaaataatccaCTGTTCAGgcagaatattattaattccaTTTATGTTGCCAGGCAACAATTTTTCCTACGGTTGCTTAGCAACAGTCTAgactatttttacttaaacattCTTGACTATTCCTATTGTTtgacaataaaatttcagagttttcactcgtaaaaaaaaaaattataataatcctTTTCAATTATGTGTTTAACTCCAAATTTCTAAACATGCTTCATAAACTTTTATCTAAAGATCAaagaaagtacttaaaaattatttctatatctcTTACTTTCAAAGAAACTTAATTATGTATTATGCAGTAGACTGTTTATGAATCTAGGATTAatgccaattttaaaaaaattccatttttttacatgctaatatgaatttttgataGTTACAAGAATCTCCAAACATCAATTAACTTTAGGTTATCagctaaactttttatttctaaccaAAAAGTTTCTGTACTGTCTGTTCTAAATAATTTCAGGTATCTTTCACTTCTACCTAGATTTTGAACGTAACTCAAAAGACAAGGAACCCCACACTACAGTATCGATACAAACTTCAtggtagatttttaaattaaattaaaccatgttTGTGTTTGGATGAAAAACCGCAAtaggaatttttctttcaattggcTCGATGGTAGTGAAACTTGGAATCTATTgctgagaatattttatctcTGCTGTCAAAAGACAATATAAAACCTAGCAGTTgactgaatattaaaatttagattacttaaatctttataaaaaataaacatttgtacCCGATTTGTTTTGGGTTTTGGTAAATTATTAAGACAATAACTATtgcatttgcaatttttacagaATCAGAACTCTTAAGACtgtataataacttttattgtaatatactaggaaataattaatttttccaattgttTCAGCGAACCCAAACAGAAGCTGTAACATTTTTAGGAAATCAAGATAACAGTAGATCTCTGTATGCAATACCTGGTAAGTCTTGgaactttttatgttattttttttttttacttgtcttAAGCTTTGCTGTTTCTTGATGATTTGATACTTCTTTCATCCGTttagtatgaaatatttaactttgattaagcaatcaattttgttaaataaagtttgataaaattgcatgctttaagtacttttgtaatatttccaatatgaactttgaatttttaagttttttttttctttaatagcattttaaactaaaaacaaaacttggtaccagatatcttaccaaaattctatttgtgcaaacttataaaaaataattttaaattttgtaaacaatacagattttttaaaaacttagtcaagttttattttttcaaaatgtattttataaactatatttttatgagaataaacaacattttaaccttttaagtactagaaaattaaatgaacttgcacttttaaaatagaaaggtAAATGTGTtccaaaagcaaaattaaagtcATATCTTAGATAAGATCAAGTGTGCAAGatcaaacttattaaaaatacaaaaattcataataaactgaaaattactaGACTCCTGATAttgattatcttttttttttttttttaggaaaattcatttttttaccgTTTTTAAGTGAGCAATACTattacaaaaattgcaaaatgggaaactgtttattttttttttttttttttttttttttttttttttttttttgtaagcaatACAGAAATGAGAAAAAGGAACATTTCATCTTTATCTGAAAGTAAAGTATTTCCAagactaaagcaaaaaaaagtgaataaaatacaaataaaagtattgaaatggGCATACTATAGTTCCAGTTCTAAAAAGAACCTTCCTCACTGTCCAAACACCAAATGAAAGTAAAGAGACACTTATGCAATGTGGTTTAAGCATTAGGGATTAACTAACAACTTTAACAAGATGATAAGAGAAAAGAGATACAAAGCGAGTATGAGGAAGGTTTGCGGGAACCCCAGAGTGCAAAAGATTAATATTGAATAGGTTTCCAAATATTGGGGAAGATGGTATGCTTGAAAGATCactaactaaattattagaatttttcaaggagtagattattaaaaattaaggctGGTTGATGATcttagcaggaaaaaaaatactgatccCGTTCTTTCCCAATGttcgaaaatgtatttatattttttttcatcctggGGTTCCTGACATCTTCTCAcacctcttttttttatcttgttcaaactgtttgaaagtttttatttactgaaccgaaactatagtaaatccatttctgtactt
The nucleotide sequence above comes from Parasteatoda tepidariorum isolate YZ-2023 chromosome 6, CAS_Ptep_4.0, whole genome shotgun sequence. Encoded proteins:
- the LOC107448659 gene encoding transmembrane protein 134, producing MLSLGSKSNFTIDDAFETEDDDVLKTYGTTTESTPLKPGRNVRTDLTSCAIRIDDPTIDRGRFGKLKLTGDSFSKDSDSLIHGDSIRPEKFDTKLVWWKHPKVKENWKVMFAAFGLLFIGIGLLVTGFVVLIMPEMGVQSFVFFIAGAICFIPGAYHVVYVYCAVKGRRGYNFYNLPLFN